The Rattus norvegicus strain BN/NHsdMcwi chromosome 2, GRCr8, whole genome shotgun sequence nucleotide sequence tcactgtgacaaTGGCCTCTAGTCCATCAGAGGCTGGGCTGGAGGCCTcagagaaggcagagggatgggcAGAGTCTATGGCAAGAGGAAAAGGCCAGTGGCAAGCTAAATATGCACCCGAATCCTCCCAGGGTATGCCCTGCGTCTGAGGCTCTAGGCTAGAGCTCCACAGGTTCTGGAATATGCTTCATCCTTCCACAGCTCTTCACAGGGAGTTCGAGGGCCCCCTGGAACTTTACCAGTCATCTCTCAAGTACTAATGGAGTGTCTGTTAGTTTTAGGCCAAGCATTCTCTGGGTATGGTATAGAGAATGCTAGGAAAAACCCATCCTGAAGAAAATAGACATAGGCAAGAAACACAATACACAGTAGAAAGAACACTTGGGAAGTAGTAAGACAAAGTGGAGGCTCACTTTCCTTCAGAGGGGTTCAGAAAGGCTGAGTGAGCTGCTCTGTGTGAATACGGAGGGGGTGGATGGAGCAGGCTCTGTACCGGGCAGGCTAGGTTTGCATGGAGAAGGGTACAGACTCCACACCCAGGAACTGTACTCAATGGTCACTGTCTGAGGAGCTTGGAGCTCAGCaacaggaaagggaagggaccatcttttgggtgtgGTGTTCAGTGGCTCAGGGTAAACTACCTCATCCTCTGGGGAGGGAACACAGAGCAGAGAGCCAATGACTCCAAAGTAGAATTGGGCTAAGAGATGCCCAGAGGGCTATCTCTAGTCAGGACAGACAGGACTTGCTCCAGGTCACCACAGACCATCAAGCCTACATCTGTCCTCCATCTTCCCTCTGCCCTTCCACACTAGTGCTTCTTACTGCTTCTATCAGGACAAAGTGCCTGGCTCAGAATCTGAACTCAGCTGACTTCCCAGTACTACCCTCTGTCCCCTCCTCAATCCTCAGTGTTGAAAGTCCTGACACCGGGACTGTAGGATTTGGAACATTCTAAGGGGTGCTCCACTCCCACATGCATTTTGCTCACTGAAGAACAGAACAGTTCGTTCATGGAAGTGAAAGAACGTCAGCCACCTCTGTTGTCCAATATGCTGGCAGACACAAGGATTGAGGCAGCTTTAAAACCAGCAGAAGCTAGTACAGACTACTGAGGGGGCAGCAGGTGAAGTTATGCAGAGACTGTAGAGGAGGCATGCAGACCCTAGATGACAAACTGTCACCACACCGCTGTGGTCAAATGACCAAGAAGATTGGTGACAGCAAGGCTAGAATTCTAGGCCTGGCACTGTGCCTGGCGCTCACCTCGGAAGCAGTAGACATTGAAGCGGTTCTGCTTGCTGGGGAAGCCAGtctggttgggaaagaggaagagggtcTTGACTCCTGGCAGGCCTCCCCCACAGCGTTGGCTGGGCGTGATGATGGGGTACCGCACACTGccatcagccagccagccagggctacatctgTCCAAGCCGCCATTCCATGCCGCGTATAGCTGGCCCGTGCTAGCGATCTGAGCACCGCGTTCCAGACAGTAGTCCCGAGCCTCCTCCCACGTCAGCTTGCCGGGAGGGGCACCTAGGAACAGTTCTCCTAAGTGAAAAGAGGAGCTGGGTCATCAGGCAGTTGGCAGTCCTTCCACCCTAGACTCTTACAGGTCCCTAGGCAAGCTCACTCCTAGCATGGGGTCACCTTGCCCATCTGATAGTACCAAAGTCTGCATGAAACCCAGGATGAAAATTAGTGCTTAAAGGAGCCTGGCCCCAATTCCTTACTCTGTAGGACTGCTGAAACTCACTGCCCCAGCCCtagtcccagccccagccccagctccacccccaaccccaccccccagcctcactccagctccagccccacccccagccctagtcccagccccacccccacccctacccacattgGCTGCTATTAGCTAGGTTTGCTCAAAGGCATGCCTCTGGGACAGTGTTTGGAGGAGTACATCAAGTGCCTGCCTAATCTGCCTGACCCCTTAGACACATGAGGTCTAGTGGAGGCTCCAAGGGCTCCCAATCACCATTTAGGTCTTCGGCATAACAGTAGACATCGTAGAGATCATCAGGACCCACCACTCCGTAATTCCGCACTCCAGGGTAGCCATCCATGTCTCCATAACAGGCTTCTCGTGGGTTCTGGATGGGGTACCTAACAGAAGAAGAGGCTAATGACTGGTATCTTCCTCCAGAAGGCTGTCCCATATCAACCCTACTGCTGTGTGACAAGTGGGGAAGGGGCACTTGTCAGGATGCAGGAAAGTAAGCCCCAGACAGGGCCATAGGCCAATTTTCTTTCCAGAGGCAGGAAGTCCCGAGGAACCTCGGTGGAGGGTGGAGGCAGCAAGCACCCTGATGTGACCAGGaattcctggtccacccccaaGCCCACCTCACGGTTTGGTCGGACAGCCAGCCAGCATCACACTGTTCATAGCCGCCGAGGTAGGCAGCATACAGCTGCTCAGGGGTGGCAATTCGGGCTCCGATGCGAGCACAGGCTTCCTGGGCTCCAGCGAAGGAGAAAGCATAGCGGGCAGAGCCCTCTCGGTAGAGGAAGACGACCCCTGAGGAGCAGAGAGAACTCCTGAACTTGGTGGTCAGCTGCACACtgacctctcctcccctctctgtcACTTCCTGTTCACAAAAGGCAAAACCGTGTTCACTCTACAGCTTGTGGAGCTATCTCCCCACAACCCCCATCCCCGACCCCCTGTTCAGCCTGTGCCTCCCACTGCAGGGTTTGCTAAGAAGCCTCACACTCAGCTCAGTGGGGGACGAGTGGGAGGGGTACTGgagtcctttcctccctctctttagGGATCTCTACTTTGTCCTCTCACCTTTGACCTTGACTTCCACAGCATCACTGCTGTCGTCGATACCGTGCTGGACCTCGCAGCGATAGACCCCGGAATCATTGGGCCGCAGTTCGCTCAATACTAAAGACACATCTGTGAGCGATGCGGGGTAGGCAGGCAGCGCCACGCGGAACCGATAGGCTTCGTTTACCTTGACGCGCAGCCCGCGCGCCACCAGCACCTCCACCTCCCGGTCCCCGGACAGGAAGGTCCATTTGACTCGGGGAAAGCCCGGCGCGGCCCGGCGGCTGGGCGGCGGCCTCAGGTGGTGGACGTGGCATGGGATGGCCAGGGCACCGCCCAGCACACCCCGCAGCTGCGCGGCACCGATGCGCACCCGAAAGGCTCGATCCTCTGTAGACAGGGGTCAACGCTGGCTGCAGCCCGACGCAGGACGCAGTGCGCCTGTGCGCGTGGCTTCAAGCCCCGCCCCCCAAGACCAACACGCCTGGGGTGCAACGCCGGGCTCAGGGTGCTGAGCCCTGCCCAGGGTCCTGAATTTGAACCTTCACCCTTAAGATCCTATCTTGTGTCCCTTTGCAACCCTGCTAGGGTCCCCAATTCATTCCTATTTTGCAATCGGTTCCAGCCCTTGCTCACAGGGCTTCCCTATCTGTCTCCGTCCGTGTGCCTAGGCTGGAAGCAGGTGACTGGAGCTGAACAGCCCTCTGCCCTGGGAGAGATGTAGCAGAGGCAATGGCCCTCTGGAGGGTTACTCACCTGAGCTGTCTTCTTTCAGGTCATCAGCGAGGGCTGCAGGGGCTTGGGTCAGGACCAGAGCTGCCAGCAGGGACAGAAGCAATGGGATCATGCTGCAAACTTGGAAGAACTTGAAGAGGAAAGATGAAAGTTGTTAGACTGCAGGGTGGACTTCCATCCAGCACATACCAGATTCACCCCTaactctctctctatctattccTATCAACGGACAGCGTCAAGAGGTGTCCCCAATCAACTCACTGTGTGACCTTACCATTTCTGAGTCTGTGTCTTCTTAAttggagagaaaaaaagcacCATTATTATCACcttatgaattttgatggggcCGTATGCTTGAGTcatgtctgtctacctatctagcTGTCATCTGCACATAGTTACCACTATCTATTAGCTACTTACCTAACTATCTATAATCTACAACAAAAACCGCCCCGGGCATATGCCAGCACCAGACACACAACAGATGTCAgcgaatatttttttttttggttctttttttcggagctggggaccgaacccagggccttgcgcttcctaggcaagcgctctaccaactgagctaaatccccaacccctcagcgaATATTTGTAACACAGGGACGGGTGGTACTGTGTAATCTGCTCTCTGTACACTTGTATTCAAAATCTATACATCCAAACCAGCCACCCGTCAAACATGCAGAAAAAAGAGtttgtactgaacacatacagaGGCTTTTGTCACTGTTCCCTAAACAGCATGCATACTCTTAGTAGGAATTATAAATCACCTAGAGACCGGTTCCTGTGTATGAAAGACATGCGTAGGTGAGATGCAAAGACATCATTTTCTATGAGGGACTTGAGCAGGTCCAGGCAGCTACTGGGGGTTGGAGACCCAAACCCACAGATGCATGGTGTGGGGAGCACAACTGTGGTCCCACTTCACCCCCTCGGCCCCACACTCAGGTGCCAACTAGGGGTTTCTTTCCCCCACAGTAAAGCTCCAGTCTTCCTTGCCTGACACGTCCTCTTCCAGGAGGGCCTCCTAGACTGAATCCCGCTGAAACTGCAGcttctcctgcttcctctccaCCAGGAATGACTTGTAAGGAAGCTTCCCTTGGTGCCCAACAtcctctgccccctccctccctcccgctttGCTCCCAGCCATTCCCCTCTGCCTGGCACAGGCTTTCCCACCGGATCCCCTGGCTCAGAAGCCAGCCGGGACAAAGACCCTGTCCCTGCCAGTCTGGCCTCCATCCAGTTGctccttcccccacccatcttTTGTGAAAGCCTACAACTTGGAGTGTACTGGAGAAGGGTACAGGGAGAggccacccccccaacccccctggCCATCAGCTCTGGAAACAGTTTCTCTTTCTGAGGAGCCCATTGCTCTTACATAGGGAAAGTGAGGTGGATGCCCAGAGAGGGTTAGGGCGACCTCTGAGCCAAATCAGGAGCCAGGCCGTCGTGCCCTCAGGAAGGAAATGAACACACTCTTTAAGAGCCAGGCCAGACTTGGACGTATATGGGGGTCCAGGTCTACAGTGCTGAGGATGCATCCAGGGTCAGTTACGATGTCAGGCAAGATTTCCTACCGATCACACTTATTCTCACTGGCTACGGCTCCCACTCCATCTGCCTTCATATTCTCTTCTTGCCTGAGCCTAAGATCCCAGCCTTgccctcccagatcctcccaggACAGACTTCCCTGCTAAGCCCTGCTCTGGCCTGTGCTGTGCTGCAGGTCGTGTGAGCAATAACTCGGGTTATCGCTGCGAAGTATGAAGGGAGCAGTCAGGTGCTGGGGCTTTCTGAGGAGGGGAGGCCGGGAGCAGGAGCTACTCACACGACGCCCGGCCCTGTAGTCACCTCTTTTACCGCTGTTGAGGCAGCACAAGACGAGGATGGAAGCTTGAGATCAGAGGACCCGACTGCCCTGAGACATGAATTTCCAACACGAGTGGGCCAAGAGTGGCTCCTGTTCAGAGATCGGCCGCTCTGACACTTCCGGGAGGAAGGCCACCCACCACAAGGACCCGGGCTCCGCAGCCCCCTGTCTCCAGCCTGGGCATCTTCAGCCTCTCCTCAGCCCAGGTGCCCCCTGGCTTCTGAAGGCTGCGCGGCGGCGCCTTGTGGCTCAGGGTGCCCATGCCTGCACAGTGCGCTATGCGCCCACCCTCGGAGAGGCGCCGCTGCCAACCGTGCCCCCGAGTGCCTATGGGACCCCAGAAATCTACAGTGGGTGACTGTCCCCGTCGCCCACAGCATCCTGGCTTGCGGTCGGCCCTCGCCCACGCCCGGATCCTCAGGCTCAGAGAGGTCAAGAAActtacccaaggtcacacagcaagtaAGCGACAGACAGGGCCAGGCCTCCGCACTCACCTTGTGAGGTCCCCTCCACACACCGCGCGTCCCGCAGCCGCAGCCGAGACTGCGGCGCAATGCGCGGGCGCGAGCAGGGCCGGGCGCGCGGGACGCAGACGGGGGCGCCAGCTCGCCGGGAGCCGCACAAAACCCCCTTTCTTCCCACGCGCCCCGCCTTCCCCGCCGTCCCCGGCCTTTGCCGCCCCCGTGGGGGGCTCTGCGCGGTCACGGGACCCGCTCCCTTCTCTGCGCGGGTTCCGGGCGACAGTGGCCAGACCGAGGACAAGCGAAGTAGGACAAGGTTGCGGATGGGAGCCCAGGACTTGCAGAGGGGAGGGCAGAATGGGCGGGGAGGGAGCGATGGAAGGCGCTGTGGCGACGCAGGATGGAGAGTTAGAGCACGGGAGGGACTTCTCTTTGGTTAAAGGGAGGAGGGCCGGCTCAAACTTAGACGCACAGAGGATGGAGGGACGGTAGGAGCTTTGCTTCGGGAAAGAGGGCACTGCTGGGTGAAACAGGGAAATCCTTTTCTTAGGCTAGAGAAGATGCACGTGACCACAGCCACCCCTCTGGAGGAAGCTTTGATCGGACTGTGCTCCCCTGGTGCTCCTTCTCCCTCCACAGCGGAGGAGCTGACTTTGCCCTCATTGACCAGGTGGAGGTTGAACCTCAGAGCCACGGGCTAGGCAACACAAGTCAAGAGAGTCTAGGCGCGCGGAGCCAGTGGCACAGTGAGCGATGGAGCAGGCATCACAGGTTGCAGACCAATGTGTGCAGGCGAGAGCTTGCTAACCCTGGCTGGGCTGCCCAGTGTACAGCCAGGCGCCTGAGGGACGGGCCTCGAGGACGGCCAGTTGCCCGCCCTCCACTTCACCCGTTGCTTCTCCCTGCTTTCCCAGGCTCCccactttcctcctctcctcctctctctctcttgggaCTCCAGGCAAAGCCTTGGCACCAACTGTAGGCCACTCAGCCAGATCTCTGTCCTCAGTCCTCTGGACGACAGCAAGGCTAGTGTGGGGGCTTTGACCTTATCATTTCTAGATCCCCAAATGCAGCCTGCTTGCAGACACCCTAACCCCCAACTCAGGGGTTAAGGTTCCTaaccatgccccacccccatgctgtGGATGGAGTTCCAAAAAACGCcttcagaacctctggaaaaaaacaaactccTCTCCAAAGCCTTACAAGTTTAAAGAGAGGATTCCAGCTGATGCCGCCCACTGTAAGGACAGGACAGAAGGGCCTTGGAACCCGGGGCAGAGTCACCCAGGGAGacaactgccaggcagtggtgccagcaggaagcagacagagtgGGGTTCCTGAAGAAGCTGGGCAGGAGGCCTTCATTTATTCAATCCTTAAGTTTGAACCAGAAGTCATCCGTGTACCAGGCCCTGTTTGGGGTCCTAAGACTGGGGGAGTCACCAGCTAGGAAGGACTTTGAGGTTCTGGGTGCAGGGTCTGGGTTGCACCTGTATGGCTCACCAACACATGGGCTCCACAGGGCCTCAGGGCCACCAGATGGAGCTAGGAAAGAAACTAAGGGACTGCTGTAATCATCCCAGTTGGTGTCTCAGATATAACGCAAATCTTTGCCTGGGAAAAACCTGACAGTGATGAGGGAAGACAGGAAAGAGACACCCCTCACCCTTGCTCAGAATTACCAGTGTGCCCATCCTGGGGGATCCTGAGGAGGATTCTGGAGCCAGAGGAGCCAGCAGGTAACCATCTGTCAGGGATGCCCCGGCCTCTGATCCACCTACCGCCCTCTTCTGCTTCTGGTATATAACCTCACCCACCAAGCCAGCAGGGTCCCGCTACTCCTATGGAACCCTATTCTGCATCATCCACACACTTATGAGGGTCTACCTGAGCGTTCTGACTAGGGGCTCGGCAACCCATGGGGTTTGAGCCTTTGAGAAAGAGCCCTTTACAAcgacctcttctctctctctctctctctctctctctctctctctctctctctctctctcgttgttgttgtttttagccAGGGGGCATTTACACTGAGTTCTACCCACACAACTCTAGCCATGGCTGATAGGTACTTTTTCTCCAATTATGGAGTCTGGCATCTTGACTCATAGCCAAAGGACTCTGCTCATTTCAATTCTCCATCTGAGGTGCTGCTGGACCCAGGCCTGCTCCTAGCAAGCCTTTAGATCTCAGACAGAGATCCTGGCACTGGAAGCCAACAGAGTCGGGAAAGACGGCTTTCCTGCACAAACCCGTGTCCTAGCAACAGGGCATGATGGTTCTCATAGCCTCATAGGTCTTCTGGATGCCAAATGGTAAACTGTGGTATCACAAGGGTCAGGCGGTTGAATCAGAAGCGGCCTGCCCTGGACTGCTGCCCCGAGAGCtcagaaagagagcaaggaagaaaGCTTGGAGAAGGCCAGACAGTGACTCGCCTTCCTTGTCCCCACATGGTGCAGCTGGCTGTCTCCCAGCCTGTCCTGGAGACTTTTCCAGGCTCTCTTGAAGAACCAGCAGTCTCCTGCTGCTTCCACAGGCCAATAGCTCCCATACAGGCTAACACTGTGGCCTGAGGTGAGAAACCACGCTGCTCCCAAAGCTCCTGCCTTCCAAACATCCCTCTTCAGTGCTGGCTGTTGCTGTGTGCCCATCTGAAATGGCCGCCCAGAGGGCTGTCAGGACTTGTGCCCTCTCCTACATTGGCGGCCAGCCCTCTCAGGGCCCGGACACCTGGCTTCTTGGCTGGGAGGAGCCGAGTGCTGGTACAGCTGTGCTCAGAGAATGGGGGCTTTGATAGCCTCAGAAGGGCCCAGAAATACAGCCCAGCTTAGAAATGCCAGGGCATGGCTCTGAGAAATGGTAAAGTTGTGGGGGAGCCGAGGCCTGAAGCTGGATCTGCAGCT carries:
- the Bcan gene encoding brevican core protein isoform 2 precursor (isoform 2 precursor is encoded by transcript variant 2) — protein: MIPLLLSLLAALVLTQAPAALADDLKEDSSEDRAFRVRIGAAQLRGVLGGALAIPCHVHHLRPPPSRRAAPGFPRVKWTFLSGDREVEVLVARGLRVKVNEAYRFRVALPAYPASLTDVSLVLSELRPNDSGVYRCEVQHGIDDSSDAVEVKVKGVVFLYREGSARYAFSFAGAQEACARIGARIATPEQLYAAYLGGYEQCDAGWLSDQTVRYPIQNPREACYGDMDGYPGVRNYGVVGPDDLYDVYCYAEDLNGELFLGAPPGKLTWEEARDYCLERGAQIASTGQLYAAWNGGLDRCSPGWLADGSVRYPIITPSQRCGGGLPGVKTLFLFPNQTGFPSKQNRFNVYCFRDSAHPSAFSEASSPASDGLEAIVTVTEKLEELQLPQEAVESESRGAIYSIPITEDGGGGSSTPEDPAEAPRTPLESETQSVAPPTGSSEEEGEALEEEERFKDTETPKEEKEQENLWVWPTELSSPLPTGLETEHSLSQVSPPAQAVLQLGASPSPRPPRVHGPPAETLQPPREGSLTSTPDGAREVAGETGSPELSGVPRESEEAGSSSLEDGPSLLPATWAPVGTRELETPSEEKSGRTVLTGTSVQAQPVLPTDSASRGGVAVAPSSGNSAEGSMPAFLLFLLLQLWAT